Part of the Canis lupus baileyi chromosome 22, mCanLup2.hap1, whole genome shotgun sequence genome, ACAGCCTGCAGGGCTGCTAAGGGCTAGGAGGGCAGTACATGGCCAAAATGGATTTGAGGAATAGggtaaaatttcatttaacaaatatttactgattatcCATCATGAGCCAGGCACCATTGAGGAGAGCAGGCATAATGCTGTGAGCAAGAATAGCAAAATTTCCTCCCCCCTTGAAGCTTGCAGTTCAGTAGGAAATGTAAGCATCATTAAGTAAACAGGAAAATAgtgaattttaagaagaaataagaacTCTAGGGgcttttgggtggctcagtcatccaactcttgattttggctcaggtcatgatctcagggtcttaggatcaagccccacatcaggctctgtgctcactatGGAGTTTGCTTGTCTacctccctctggtcctccccagatctctctctaaaataaacaaataatattttttaaaaaagaattaagaactcTCAAGTAAAAAAACAGGATACAGGAATAGAGAGTCACGTGCTAATGTGGAGGGGAGGCTATTTTAGATGGTTAGCCAGAGGAGatacatttgagcagagacctgaataaAGAGATGGGGAGGCTGGTGGGAGCTTCCAGAAGTAGATTTAGGTGAAAAATCACGTAGGCCTGAAACAGGGTGGAGCTGGTAAGATGGAGGCAAGGAAATGGTCCTCAAACCTTCACAAGATAAACTTTACAGGCCTTACCTATTGTGCAGATGAAAAGCATGAGAAGGGGAAGAATGAGGTATAGCTCCTAACTGTCTAGCTGAGGTAACAAGAAAATAGTGGTGTGCTACAGACACAGATGAAAGATGATGAATTGTCTTTCAGAACAATGGGGTTATAGTGCAATTCCTTAGATGGTGATGTTCCCAGCAGGAGGAATCTGGAGCTGGAACAGATTTGGAGGTTTTGTGGAGGTTTGGACTTGGGAATGAACGTCATGTGTGTGGTCAGTGAAGCCAACAGGGTCACTGAGATTGCCTGTTAGTCAGCCAACAAGTATTTAATGAGGACTTACCAAGTGTGCAGCAAATCTTGAAGGAGCTTTCTCCTTAATggtgaaatgaaacaaaaaaaatctccaaataagAAGAATGATTTCAAGTACTGATGATAGGAGCTATGATGCAGTGAATGTAAGCTCAAAGCATAAAGAATAGTGGAGTCGGGGGAGGCAGAGTGGCAGAGAGGATCCTCTTTGAGGACATGATGCTTGAATTGAAAACTGAATAAGAAGGACACTCTCTTGTGAAAATCTGGATGAAGACCCTTGGAAGTAAAAGAAATGATGTCTTCAGGTTTTGAGATGGGAGTGGACTTGGTGTATCTGAAGAACAGGTGAAAGGTCAGAGTGGCTGGAACAAGTAAGTTCTTTACACACCCAAGGGAATGtgtaaagaaagaagagaagcctGAGGAAATAAGATTCCTGAAAAACCCACCATGAAGGACAAAGGGAATGTGGTGCCACAGAGGGCAGGCCAGGAGAGGGTAGACTTTTGAGGAGCAAGTGATAAATTCTCCAGCGGCAATGAACATACTACTTTCATGTCATTACTTAGAatggctatttatttttgttatacatttattttttattggtgttcaatttgccgacatatagaataacacccagtgctcatcccatcaagtgcccccctcagtgcccgtcacccagtcacccccaccccctgcccacctccctttctaccacccctagttcgtttcccagagtcaggagaaTGGCTATTTGGCAAAGGGTAAAATGAAAGGATCATTCAATTCCACCCACAGCCTGCTTGTGAGCTAAAGGCCCAGAAAGCCTATTAATCCTGTCACAGTTTCTTTAGTTCCGTCTTCCAACACAAGGGTTTTAGTTTACAAGGTGATGTATCTATCAGCATGGAATCAATGTCCACAAGACTGTTTTAGGATAACTGcaaaaaatatttcagcattATATGCAATCACCgagcagatgagaaaatggaagtgcACAGAAGCCAAATGGCTTTTCAAGTCAATGCAGGCCTGAAAATAGCATCCCCATGTACTTATTCCAAGGTTACTTTTCAATTCACATCTAGCTTATGCCTCTGCTTAGAAAAAGCAATCCTTAGAAGTTTTATGGATTGCCACATCACAGTGAGGGACTGGAACCATTAACTGCCTCTCTTGATCCACAGGCACAACACTTCGTTTGGACGTctgggatggatggaaggaatTTCTGATGGGTTGTCTTCTGGGACAAAAACTTAAAGTCCAATGCTATTTATCAAATGAAGGACCAGTACTCAAGTATGGAgataaagaaaatgctaaattaaGTAATTGTTACTAAACTTCCATAGGACCTTGAATCTGCAATTTACTCTATAGCTGGATTGCTGCACCATGCCAGTTCCACTTAGCATGTCTCAACCAGgcattatttttgagaaatttgCTAGATAAGATAGCAGGGATGTCACCAGAGCTGATAGCCTTTGGTGAAGGATTGCAATTCAGGTAGACTTCCCTCAGGAAACACTACCTATTTAAACGAGTGACTTCAGTTTGGTTTGGAAATCAGACTTTTCACAGCACTTATAAAGCCTATcagaggggaggcccaggtggctcagcggttgagtgtctgcctttggctcaggtcatgactctggggtcctgggatcaagtcccacatcgggctcctgcatggagcctgcttctccccctgcctgtgtctctgcctttctctctgtgtctctcatgagtaaataaataaaatcttaaaaaaaaaaaaaaaatgcctatcaGAATAAGTACCTTGCCACTCTCCTACTCAATTATTCTAAAAAGCACCAATTGCCAACTGATTGGTTAAAATCATTGGCTGCCTCTTCCCAAGCCCTGAAGTaatttttcaaactgcttttaGTACAAGCCTTTGTACATACTTTTGCCAGACATGTGTGGCTGGGGCAGTGGACAATAGGCTTAGAGAAGCACAAGGTCATTTAATTTATACAGCATCCCAAACCTGTATACTGCATTACTTTTTAGCTTTTAATTCAGTGGTATTTTTGGACAGTGCTCCCTCCTGGTGATTTAATCGTACTTTACAGAAGCCCACACACCCACCAAGAGCTCTAAGGGCTCTAAGAAGTAACATATTAGAAAACCAGCTTTTGCAATTTTGtataatattcaatattttaaagtaatttctatttGGGGATAATGATAATTCCCTTTTTTCATGCTCTGAGTCCAAAGAGATAGCTGTGCTGCATTGTTACTTTTAATCGtgcatatttattgagtattttttaacAGGCCACTGTGTTACATAGTTAATTTCATACTTATGACAATTCTGCAAGGTAGATACTCTTTTAtcatgttttatagatgaggaaactgacatTAAGAAATCagcccaatgtcacacagctagcCAGGTCGCAACTGGATATGGAATCCCAACAATTTAACTCCAGTGCTCAGATGCCTATCCATTCTGTTTGACCTTAACCTTTAAAACAAATCTAAGGAGGGTGAGCAACAGGAGCATGCCCGCAGGCCTGCTGTGGACCTTGTCCCcaacatgtacacatgcacatggCCCAGATGGGCCCACGTGCTCATTCTGCTCCTGGCCTTATCGGCTCTGGTGATCAGTTCTCAGCCTGCAGTCGCCCTGCCCACACTATCTGTATTTCTCATCAcgttcaaacacacacacacacacacacacacacacacacaaacagaatgGACAGAGGCATAcagggaagaagggggaaaagaaggaaaaaagatctAACAGCTCAAAGAACACACATGAACAAGCCAAAAAGCTCCTTTTATCCTGCCATTCAATCAGCAAATATCTATTGAGCATGTACTATGCAAGATCCTAGGAATATAGCAATAAACAAGATATGTTCCCTAGGCTTCAGCATCTTTCCAGTCCAGCAggggaaacagaaaataagtaacCGATTCCTACAGAGGCAGAATTGCAAAATGTTTAGGGGCACAAACTCTAGTGCCTTCCTGCCTAAGTTCAAAGCCCCACTCCCTAAGTGCTCAGTTGCGTAAACCCGAGCAAGTTATATAATCatcctatgcctcagtttcttctgtgataaaaaaaaaaaaagaaaaatagtcgaTCTCATAGATCTGTTTTAGAGATTGCATGACCTAATAATCAAAGGAATTTAGAAGAAGGGCTGGCACATCACATGGTAAGCAGGTCATAAATGCTAGGGGTTGTTGCTGTCACCATTCACTGTGAGAGTGTTATGACACGGACAGAGTGCAAGATGACATGGGAATGTACAGTATGGACAACTAACTAGACTTAAGAGGATCAGGTGAAGCATCCTGAGAAAGCCAATTGATGAGATCTCTAGGGTTGGTACTTAGGTAAACAGTTGgcataagaaaagagagagacagagattccAAGGTAGATGGAATCGCATGTACAAAGCCACAGGGGGCAAGAGAATAAATTCAAGGAACTGAAATAAGTTTCACACGGTAGCTCATAGAGTGAGAAGGAGCTAGTGGCCAGAGGCTAGAAAAATCAGAAGAGGCCAGCTCTTACAGACACCCACAGGAATGTAAAGGAATTTGGACATTCACTTTTAAGTGTTGGGAAGATGTTGAAGGTAGAGAAAAGCCAGGGTGAGATCTGCACTTTAGAACGCTCGCCCTGGTTGTGGTGTGAGGAATAGAGGCAGGCAGGGGACAGACAGGGTGACACTGAAGAGGTAAGAGTGGCCTGAACTAGGCTTAGGACAGCAGGGGTGAGGCTAAGAAAACAAACGGTGAAAAGACACATTTAGGAAAGAGAATCAGTTAGTCTAGAGTGCCTCTAGCTCCCATAACGTCAGTGTTAAGCATGAAGGCAAAGGCCAGTTAGTATCCACCAAAAGGGGCTCTTCTCCCCAAATCAAGAAAACTGATCACATTCAGAGATGCTGATTTGCATTaatggattttgaaaaaaaaaatgatgtgcgAACCAAAATGCCAGTGTATATTAATGTAATAGCTCTAATTAGGTATCATCTAATCACCACTGTTATAATCTACCTGTGGGTCCTAGAGACCCACGTGTTCTGGGCAGGTCGTCTTCCTTATGCAGGAAAATTACACAGGAAGCCACAGACACATCAAAAGATGGTGTGGTGAGCATGTAATCAGGAAGAGGAGAGTCAGTCATAGGCTGATAACGGATGAGCTTGTCTCCATCTCTACAAATTTATCTCTGCCCAAATAAATCCCGGATAATACCTGGTGGGACCCTGTCCAGGATTGCCTCCCTAATTCTTATTTCTCTGAACAGCCTGCACCAGTCATTCAACTCATGCCTTACGGGGTATTTgtagggaggccagtgtggctctAGTGCAGTGACAGGGTAGGGGGGTTGTGGAAAGTGGGGCAGGGGCCAGATTGTGAGAGGTCTTGCGAGCCAAGGTGGGGAATTCGGATTTCAATTGTGGGAAGCAATTGGAAGATTTGGAACAGAGGACAGGCAACCTCCAGTTTGGGTAATTAAAAGGTCACCCAGCACCGTGTGAGGAAAAGCCCCTAGGAGAACTAGAGGAGCTCCAGTTAGGAGAGGATGGCACTGGTGGTAGCGCTGGTTGGGGCGCAACCTAGTGGTTTAGATCAGAATAGCAGGAGAGACTTGGAGAAGCCAGAAAGGGCTGTCGTTAGAAAAGGCAAGACAGATATAAATGTACAAAACTTTCAAATTTCTAAAATGTACTGGATTTCTTCCAATAGTTTCCCAGTTAATATAAAGCTcgaagagtgcctgggtggctcagtcagttaggggtctgcctcttgatttcagctcagatcgtgatctcaggttttgagatcaagccctgcatttaGTCTCTATGCTGGGTTTAagacatattctctctctctctctctctctctctctctctctctcccttgcccttcccacttctctctccctccctattgggagagagagagatagcttGATATTTTTCCTGAGCCCCTGAGTttcataagaaagaaaaccactttGAACATATACCTGTGCACAGTGGGATAATGGGGATAAGCAGGGCCTGTGcagtttattttttgaagattttatttatttatgtgtgtgagagagagaacaagagcggaggggaggggcaaagggagatgctcactccccgctgagcagggagcccactacaggaccctgagatcatgacctgagctgaaggcagatgcttaaccaactgagccacccaggggccccaggacctGCGGAGTTTAACCTATGTATTACTATCTGCCTTTTCTGAAAAACATCTTATGTAAAAGTTaggaagaaataaacattttaactaGTATGTTTTGTGGGTATTTGGTGTAATTACATTTACCAGTCTGCTGATTTACTAAACACCCACTCCTacttgtttcattcattcaggtaTCAGAAAAAGGTAGCCCTGTACATCGCGGCCTTTTACGGGTACATTGAGCTCACCGAATGGGCCCTCAAACAGGGCGTGCGGGCCGAAGAAGCTGTCGGTGTTCACCCCTACTGAGCATGGTGCCATGAAGCCCTCCATGCAGATGTCTCTAAATGCCCCATTCATGCAGCTGCAGAAGCTGGCCAACTGTTGATTCTGAAGGCCTTTGTCAACTGCAGCGTGCTGTGCCTGGAATGTAAAAATGCAGCGGGACAAATTCCCCTGACCATCGCCTTAAACACAAGCATAAAGATTGTGtattatatttattgagtaaaatGTGGTCCACAgtttcttttccaaaaatttcAGTCCCCATGaggatttatattaaaataaaacaatgggtCCTCAGAGCTCAGAGTCACAACCTTAATAAAAGCCAGCTTTGTGGAGCAAGGGTCTTTGGGGCAAAAGTTGGAGACATCATGATGGTGGATGGTTTCACCACACCAAAAATGACCTCCAAAAGCTGGCATAAGGCTAGGTACAAGGACTCGCAAAGCTCTGTGTGCAAGCTACCACCTCAACGTGAAGAAACTGCAAGCAGGAAACCGGTCAATCCTTTGGCAATTTCACAGCAGGATACAAGACAACAAACCTTGAAATTGCCTCCACTGGTAGATGCAAATACATTCTCTGAATTACaaagacaacaacaaaatcagaaaaaaattactgcaacagctaggaaaaaagaaaagctcataaAAAATACAGATCTCCCCCAAGCCCCCTCCTTCCAGTTTCAAGAGTGGGCTATTCACACCCATCTTTTTactatacaacacccagtgctgcCTTTTTACTCAAATCCTCCTTTGCCTATTTCTCAGAGCACAGTGGTTAAGACTCCAAGGAGATCGCCATCTACTGCTTAGCCGTGGCCAGgtaacattttctctttaaacGTACAAGGGCAAATCTTTAATAGGGCAGGTCTAGGGCAGGGAATGGTTCATGAAGCACCACCATGCCATACAGTGTAATACAGGTGGTTCCAACGCATCAGTATCCAGCTTCAAGGACCTCATCTTAGCCTTGTGTCTAGGACCAAATGAACTCATTTTACTGGCTAATCCAATCGGTGTAGCACTTGACTCCTCAAGCTTTCAGAAAGACAAGAGACACAGTACAAAGAGCTGTATGAAATAACAAGGTCCTTTgcttgtcctttaaaaaaaaaaaagaactaataagaaaatgttaaacataatGAAAGGGAGAAGGGGGAATACTTGAAATGTGGGAGAGAACCATCGAAAGTGTCATGAAAGACTGGATGGTAACGAAAGTGGAAGGTGAGAAAGGAACAACTGAATGACAAACTGAACCATAAAGACTTCAGTTGACTTACTGGGCAAGACAGACATACTGGACACTGTGATAGAGTTGACATTAATATTTAAGGTCAGCTTAAAAAGTAATCCATtgccacatttattttattttatttaaagattttatttattcatgagacccagagagggagagtcagagacacaggcagaggcagagggagaaacaggctccatgcagggagcccgatgtgggactcaatcccgggattccaagatcacatcctgggctgaaggcagacgctcaaccgctgagccacccaggcatcccccattgtcacatttaaaaacaaaaacaagtgtaTCAGAAGTGGACTTTTCAgacatattcattttataataagataaaattttacatattagTCATCGGATTTCCCTGAAAATATGACTCTGATCAGATCTCAGGTCCCATCCATTA contains:
- the ANKUB1 gene encoding LOW QUALITY PROTEIN: protein ANKUB1 (The sequence of the model RefSeq protein was modified relative to this genomic sequence to represent the inferred CDS: inserted 2 bases in 2 codons; deleted 1 base in 1 codon; substituted 2 bases at 2 genomic stop codons), translated to MRIFIAFEGSFEPFDVSADETVEAVKLIIKDYFHIPLSEDEHGRWYLELMYAGAALKDSWSLADVVISLGSTLKCFVKEEDKPTLYVFNAMTQETMPMMENISLLGKKVSDLRTLVALSCGFPVSVFCLRTPKGLEMYDCNTLRNYQIDIGTTLRLDVWDGWKEFLMGCLLGQKLKVQCYLSNEGPVLKYQKKVALYIAAFYGYIELTEWALKQGVRAEEAVGVHPYXAWCHEALHADVSKCPIHAAAEAGQLLILKAFVNCSVLCLECKNAAGQIPLTIXLKHKHKDCVLYLLSKMWSTVSFPKISVPMRIYIKIKQWVLRAQSHNLNKSQLCGARVFGAKVGDIMMVDGFTTPKMTSKSWHKARYKDSQSSVCKLPPQREETASRKPVNPLAISQQDTRQQTLKLPPLVDANTFSELQRQQQNQKKITATARKKEKLIKNTDLPQXPLLPVSRVGYSHPSFYYTTPSAAFLLKSSFAYFSEHSGXDSKEIAIYCLAVASAFKEKRWLQQLGIARVLAKKSISNLTTQEDLIARENPPKIVL